TGACATGGAGCCCGTGTAGCCATGAGACATACATAAGTGAAATAACCCGATCTGGGATCACGATAAAGTAatgggggtgaaatttgcacacccataTTTGCAAACCACACgccctttcatttttttttaataatatttcaactTACATCTTTTTACACTTTCTAAAATACCTTCAAAGTCagatttctctttttttctttttgggtcttctctctctctctctctctctctctctctctctctctctctctctctctctcttctctctctgacATTCAGAACCTTCTTTCTCAGTTGGGTGGTGCTTTCTCAGTAGAGAAGCGCAGGCAACTATAGACCATACACGAACATCCTTTCCCTTCTTGGCCTTATCCTCTCTCCGTGTTTTCTCCCTCTCTCACTTTCCTGTACTCTCTCCCATGGAGTCTCTTTCCATGGTCCTCTCCTGTTCTTCTCCACCATTCCAAACCcaccccaaaacccagaaaccactcACTTCACTACCAATCTCTCTTCCTAAAACCTCCATTCTCACCTCTCAATCATTCAACTCCCATCCCCTTCAATTTTCCTCCATCAAAAACCTCTTTCACAACCAACCTAAAACCCATCTCTCCTTTCTCCTCACTGAGCTCATCGCAACCACCGCCATTActttcccttctttttcttttgaagccGCAGCTTCCGAGCAAGTTTTAGACAAAATAAACTTGGAGTCAATCCTGGTCTCAATTGATGAGTTTTTCAACAAGTACCCATATTTCATTGCCGGTTGTATGTTCATTTGGTTGGTTGGTGTACCTGTAGTTCAAGAGAACTTGAGAAAATATaagttcatctttgttcttaatgcattCCGAAAATGGTCTTTTTAAATGTACCTagcaaatttatttgtttatacatatttttaattaaaccaCCTAATTTTTCAAACTGTCCTTATCTTGTACCTAGCAAAGCAACTATAGTGATGGCAACTTCGCGTCGTCTTCGTGATGTGCTTAACCCCAATTGCATATTGCTTATCTGCTCCAGCATATAGAATTCAGATACATAAATTTCAAGCTCAGTTTGATTAAAGAGGAAGACAGAGGGTTGAGGAAGGGATCGGTTGGTTTGCGAAGAAGGGCGTGACGGAGAATTATGGTTTCTCGCCTGCTGAACTAAGTAATATCCCACTACTGGGTTCGTGATCTCATCTAAAGAGAATTAGATTGGAGAGTGTCTCAATACCTTCAATGACCAAGAACCCCATACAATTAGTGGGTCTAAAAAAGATATCTCTATTCATGTGTACCATTGGGAAAGCTTTCAGCGACGGTTCCATCCAAATTTCATACGCATTTCCAAATCTAGAGGAAATTAGCATTGACTATTGCAATGACTTGGTGGAAATGCCTGCTGACGTATGTGATCTTATTCATCTACGGTTTCTCTACTCATGATTGAGTGGTATTGCTTTTCAATTCAATCAATCATACCAAGAGTTGAGAACCTTGGAACTCATTTAGAAAAACAAGGACTTAAAACAAGAATTGTTACTAAGCTATAGTACAGTCAAAACCTCATCTTGAAAGAACCCAGAACTGCCGAAGAAGATTGGTATGAAGCTGGGAAGTTTTCATCGCCTCGTTGGCTTGTTTCTTTAGCTGGGTACAAGAAAAGGTTAGTATGGGAATTTAGGTGGTTTAATTAGAAATATTTATACTAtatagaaatttgctgggtacatttagaaagacccttccAGAAACTCAAAGAGGACCTCACTGCTCAGCTATTGGATATTAGGGACGAGAAGAGTTTGATGTATTTGAGGTCTCCCAACTTGAAGATTGTCAATAAGGATACTGTGAAGGTTCAGTTTTCAGAGGATGATGAAGATGGGTTTGTAAAGAAGGTTTTGCAGAAGTTCAGAGACCTAGGAAACACTGTTGTCTGTGTTTCGAGAAAGTAAGTGTAAAACTTTTGCTTTAGCTTCGTCTTTTACATGGAGATGTGATTACTTGGTACTAAGTAGAGTTCATCTTGgtcaaaaaataaacaattgcTTAAGATTAGGGCCGGGACGGGCCAGTTACTGAGTGATACCGAGCCCGATCCCTAAAATATATTTCGGTATGGGTCGGGAtggaatttttattttccaagttGGTGCTGACGGTACCGAAACCGAACAAATTCGGTACGGGCCCGGGTCGGGTTTGACacttaagaatttttttttttaaatgaaaaaaaatgagcATGCTCTCGAGCGAGCATCTGGAACTTTGGAAGGCTCTAGGTTGGCTCTAGCCATGAATTACAGCcaactaaacaaaaacaaagcaagCAAACACCGATTTAGAAAGGCATAGACTAtcgaaatccatatacaactcaAATATCAATTTTTACAAACCCCGATCTCAACTTTTACAAACTTGGatctcaagaaaagaaaaaattaaaattacccTGCATAATTGCAGATACAATTTCTTTCGTAGAACATGCACAAATTGACAAAACCCAGATCTTAGAAAAGATAATTAAAATCGATGGGAACAGAGCTGGAGGGCATTCCTTGTGGGTGGTGCAACGATTGTGGTGCCACCGAGGTTGACCGAAATGGCGGTGGGCCGAGGATGCAGGAGTGCAGTGGTGTGGTGGTGATGTCTTTGAAAAAGAGAAGTTGAATAAAGGGTGAGGAAAGAAAgggtgagggagagagagccaCAGAGAGGTGAagacgaagagagagagagagagagagagaacaaagaaaagaaaccgAGAGGAATGAAGGATAAAAGGGTGAGGGAGAGACAGCCACAGAgaggtgggagagagagagagagagaaagagagagagagagagagagaaaaaagaaagtagGTGGGTCGTGGGACGTGGGAGGGTAAGATAATATATATTatagatattatatatatattcatataaaTCGGTACGGGTCGGGCCCAAAACGGGACTTAAAAATGAGAACCGAGGCTCGTCCCTTTTATTCGGTATGGGCCCAACagtaatttttatattttaagtaCCGGCCCGTTTTAGTTGCTTTCGGTACGAGCTCTGGTCGGGTTCGGTACTTCGGTTTTATATGCCCAGCCCTACTTAAGATATGTCTATGATGAATGTCTAGGAGTATCGAGCATTGatttgctttatttatttatttatttttttatctgaaTGTCTTTGTAATCTCAGTatcaagaagaagatgaaagctTCAAAAATGAATACAGAGATTGAGATTGATGATAATGGAAGCACCACCTAACTGAGAAAGAAGGgtcatagagagagagagagaggaaaaaagaaagaaaaatctgactttgagggtattttaggaagtgcAAAAAGATGTGagttgaaatattattaaacaaatgaaaggatgtgtggtttgcaaatttgagtgtgcaaatttcaccccctaaAGTAATATTGGGGTTCACATCCctaaaatcaattggcaatagATAAAGTgacccaaactcttataaactcatagacaaTGTCTCATTTTTTTCATGTGGGatctatatattctcaacatatcACAACCATTTGATATATTTAAACGATAGATTGTTATAGTTGAAGTGGTTATGTTCAGTTGGTAGACATCTTCATGATATATGGTAGTTATGGCTCCGATTTATGATGATTATTAGAAGTAGGGTTATTTATGGCCCCGATCTGTACTGTTATTCCTATTTGTAATTTTACCATCTTGATAAATGGAATCTCATAGCTtgtgagcaaaaaaaaaaaaaaatcactctttttttttggccattcaCTACTTCACTAGTAGGTAAATTTAGAAGTCAACAATTTGGATTACTTAACATGTAAATTTTGAGATCACACTGGTTGCACATTTTCCGGTGTTAAAGAAATGGAGATGTAGagtaattataaacaaaaaatcaattgaCTACCTGAATGAGGATTGTGgtaaaaaaaatgtcaaaatttaAGGTAAATGACATTAAGAAGATATTATAAATTCTTAATAACCATCtcattagagcaagttcactcgtTGGGTGGGTCATTGGGTCAGATATTAttcactattttttttatgtttatttccacTCTCTGGATGAGTTTGTAGGTTACGAAACTGATCCAGAGTGACTCAGATCAGTTTGAAAACTGTGTCAGTGATCCGgatgataaaaataaatataaaaaaatagtgAATAGTAACTGATCTAATAGGTGATCTTGCTCTTAGTACCAGTATTTTAACTGTGATTATCGGTAACCTGTATGTTGCATTGTTGGAAGTGACTAGTAAACTTGAGAATTCACCACATACTCGGTTGTCTTTTGGCGCCTTATCCCTCTCTAATCCCAAATCCAGAACTTTGCAACCTGCACAAACCCATCAAAACTGACTGACCCAAATCCAATCAAGACTCAATCAATTCTTCCACTTCAGTTCAAGATTGCATTTTCTACCTCAATGGCTATGGCTCTGAACCTCAAACCCACCATTTCCATGTCCCTCACTCCATTCCTAACCTCTCCTCCGTTTTCACTCAAAACCCAGAACAGCTCACTATTCTTTAACAGAATCCCTTCAACAATTCAGACACATAAAACCTCATTTCCACTGAGAACCTGCACTAACTCTCAATTCTGTAGCACCAGAAGACTGTTCCTTCCCTCAGTTTCTGGCATCTGGGATGCCATCACCGGCGGCAACAATCCCCGTGAAGCCGTTGCCGCAATCCGAGGTGGAATGGTTCTGTTTAGACAGGTAAATTATGCTCCATAGTTGTGAATGTAAACTAAAGTTCGAAACTTTGTTTTGGGATTGAAAGTTCACAACTTTGTTATTGTCAAGGGTGATGTTGCAGGGTCTGTAGCAGAATTTGACAAGGCAATTGAGCTTGATCCTCGCCAAAAGGCATGTAAGTTAATGTAGCTATTGGTTATGGGTTTGTAGTGAGTTTCGGATATTGATTGTTGGTTAATGGTTTTTATCAGATCTTTGGCAAAGGGGGCTGTCACTTTACTATCTTGATAGGTACTACTAGTTCTTTGATGGGTCTTTGTCCATATGTTTTTGTTGGGCTGCTTAGAAAAATGTAGAAGAAAATTGGTGTTTGTTTAAATTTTGAGCAGCAAAAATTACAATGTGTAGATAAAAGTGGAAAGAGTATCACTTTAGCCAAGATTTGTCAATGGAGCTAAAATTTATTGGTCCCCAAATAGAGGGTAAAATTTTAGAACTGGTTTGGTGAAGCTATGtgtctagggttaaattatttATCTTTTATGCACAGATTTGAAGAAGGGGCAGAGCAGTTCCGAATAGATGTTGCCCAGAATCCAAATGATACAGAGGAGTCCATTTGGTGCTTTCTCTGTGAAGCTCAATTATATGGAGTTAAGGAAGCAAGGGAACGGTTTCTTGAGGCAAGTTATTGATACCAAGATAAGGGCTTTGTAGCTTTAAACTTCAAATATGTCTTTTGGATGTCTATAGGATCATAAATGAGTATCTTTAAGAGGGGATTGTTGtctttctagttgaaattaTTTAAATTGCTTTTCACTCCCATGTATTGAGTGAGAAGTTCAATAAAATTCTTTCTAACTGCATTTTATATGCATGCAGGTTGGCCAAGATCCAAGACCTGTCATGAGAGAAGCCTATAACATGTTTAAAGACGGTGGTGATCCAGAAAAGGTATCTGAGTGAAGCTTTTCCTCTCTGACCAAACATTTTCTTATTTGAGCTTGTAGTTCCTAGGTGTGGTTAAGGTGTTTATCAGTTCATATGAGATGTTAAGATTATCTTTCTTTCATGTTTGTGTTGAAACATGAACTGTTTAGGGTCATAACACCAGTTTTCCGGTAGGAAGTTAATTGGAGTAACCGGAAGTTGTTTCAGAACTCATATATAATCTTTCCCTTGTATTCTTTTTCAGTTTACACTCCAGAACCCTTTAATAAACATCTAGCTTGTGCCTGTTTCTTATATCAGCCCGACTGCTTGCAATAATACCAAGATTTTTATCTGACTCAAGTGATTGATCTTTACTGTGTAGCTTGCTGATGCATTTAAAAATGGCCGAGACAGTGATTATTTCTATGCTTCTCTATATGCTGGCCTTTACTATGAAGCTCAGGTCTGTTTTAATTATAAGAACTTTCTCTTAGATCTTCTTCTGGTGTTACAATTTTTACATGTTGTATCTCAATTGAATCTGACTATCCCTGTAAATATATAGAAAGGTCACCGAAGAGTTATGGTCGAATCACACACAATAAGTAGACTACCAATGGCTTCTCGATGTTTTTCAGAGACGGATAACTTATAGTTAGGAACCAGGAGTTGTTAGATTGATATTCAGTGCTAGAGCCCTGGACAAGAAATCGttactcaaaaacaaaaacactaaTTATCTAAGAATACCTCCATATTTGCTGCTTGTGTATCGATGCACAGTCTTTGGGTACTTCATCAAATGGTTTATAACTAAGGTTCTGACAAGCTTTTAAGTTCCTTGTTGCAACAAGAAGCTTGTGGCAATGAGCATAAGGACCTCCATCTTCCTCAATAGGGCACTTAATGGAGCCTGTTTCATTGAAACAAACTTCTctgaaatttctaaaatttgtaGATTTATCTTTAATTTTGGCTATTAAGTATTCCTAGTGTTAAAGTTTGATAGGTAATAACTAGTGCTGAGAAATTACTGGCTGAACTTGTAGCTTGAAACTAATTGCCTGTGTGTGCTGACTTCCTGCATTTCACCCATTTATACAGAAGAAACTGGATGAGGCCAAAGTTCACATCCTTGCTGCTTATCAGTCTTCCTATGGACAAAGGTTCAAAGTCAAAAAATAATTccatttcatcaaaatcataagcttcttgttcttctgTAAAGCAATTAACAGTTCAAAATTTTTATAAAGCCAATTTTCTTTCTCATGTCAGATCTGATGATTACATGGCCTCTCTTGCCAAAGTTCACTGTGTTTGTCGAAATTGGAGATCTGATTGAAGCTCTTGGTCATTCCTATAACAAAAGTTGGTTCATCATGTATTCTAATGTTAATGTACTATATATATAGCTTCGTTGTCGAGGTGAAGTTGGAGCAAGGGAAATCAATCTATTGTAGTATTAGACATATTATGATCACATAACTTTGCccagaaaagaaatgaaaaagccTTGGGCAATATATTCATTCTCCTATTTGATTCTTAATTATTACTTGTCATCAATTTACAAGCAAGTAAATTCAGCAAATAAGCACAATCCAAGCAGAAAGACTTCATGATTAGTgaataattaagaaaatataATTCATTCATGCACAAAACCTCTGCTCTCTGTTCTTGGATGCCTCTTTTAGAGCTTTGAAAACAACAATTATTTTCATTGCAGAAAGCTCATCAAATTTGCTCTCTATTCTGGGCCTCAGATTTCCTAAGGTACTTTCTGATACAAAATCTTTTGGACCGTAGAGAGCTACCATACAGTTTACGGACCCGTCTTGGACCAATTCAAACGCCAAGTATAATTCCCATGCCTGGTTGTACTTGGAGAGTAGGAGTAATTCGTCAAATTAGCACCAACGAAGGTAATTTCTAATTTcatatgtatgaatgatatttagTATAAGGGTatatttacatttatttttaaaagttctaattgaataccccaGATGGTCCCAGTCAGTATCTATGTCGGGCTCTGAGTCTATCTTGTAGAGCTGGAACCAGACTTCACCCCGGTAGTGTTAGTTTGACTCCCGCTTGGCTGTCTGTGCTTAGGTACTTGTGCTGTTTATGCTTGATACCTAACTGCTATGTACACTCTGATTTTGGTAAAATTCAGTCAGTGATGGATCAAAGGAGCAAAATCTAATTAAATAAGCATACGTTCTATgttctaaaagaaaaataacttgTTCCGGCAACTTGTTTTGTTGGGAAAAGTTGTCCTAGTCTTTattgaaaagaaattggaaAACCAATCtatagatatatttttttttttgggaaaaccAATCTATATCTATTGATAATGAGTAGTGCTATTCAGACTTtcaaattttataaaaaattaatttgttaaATAATAAAACTGCTCGTTGTAAATTCCTTCTTCAAATAAATTACCTCTGCTTTTGTGATTTATTTGCATTATGATCTAAATAGCTCTTCAAATGCTTACTACTATCAATTCACGTATAGAAAGAGAAAAGGAGAGAACAAAAGTTTGTTCAAAATTAGGAGAAGTCTAAATATAAAATTTAAGATGTCTGAATAAACTCATACATTATTAATTTCTCctacataaaaaataataataaaagaattCGACAACACAAGGACCCGCATAAACTGGCATGATGAACGGAGAAGAAACTTGGTCTTCAATTTTTTTCACTTCTATTCAAGGAAAACGTGTGTGTCCAAGACTAATTCCATCCCATGCGAATGGGAGTTGTGCCTTGCAATTTACCAGCAACCTTGGAAACTACCACTCAAGGGGACTCTCCCAACCATCTGTCAGGAAACAGTTACACTCGCACTTCGTACATATACTGATATATGAAATCTTTCACAGTTAAGCAAAAACACACAGGCCAGGAGCAGGTAACTCTGTAAATCTGACCAAACTCCAAAGtccccttttgtttttttttttgtcctctctctctctctctcatctacGCACCGCTTAATGAACGTATATATACACGCGAATATAGATCATTGAAAAGAGGTAGCAGAACAAAAGGTGATTGACGATAGAGCGCGCAGATTTAGAACCGCAGAAGGTATGACAGAGCTTTGCAAGATTCGAGATGACATGGTGGTGCAAATCTTATCAAGGCTACCACCCAAATCTTTGATGCGATTCAAGTGCATTCAAAAATCGTGGCATGCATACTGTAATAGACAATTGCAAGTTTGTAGCCATGCACCTCTCCATTTCCACGGTCAACAACAAACTCTTCCCATCATACGTCCTTTTCAAGCGTTTTGTATACGATATATGTGATAATACAGAGATTAACAGGGAAATCTTCTCAAAGCTGGAATTTTACCATGATATGGATTTTGACGAACATAACAATTATTATACTGTTGAGGATGTCCTTTAGTGCTCCCCTTTCTATGTAGCTAAAGATGACGGGCCAAAATCTTGCGCTGGAGATTCTAGAATCCGGGTCTTTGTTATGTCATTGCGATGGGATTATTTGAGAAACAATCTTCTTTTGTGCGATTTAGTG
Above is a genomic segment from Rosa chinensis cultivar Old Blush chromosome 3, RchiOBHm-V2, whole genome shotgun sequence containing:
- the LOC112193420 gene encoding uncharacterized protein LOC112193420, whose translation is MAMALNLKPTISMSLTPFLTSPPFSLKTQNSSLFFNRIPSTIQTHKTSFPLRTCTNSQFCSTRRLFLPSVSGIWDAITGGNNPREAVAAIRGGMVLFRQGDVAGSVAEFDKAIELDPRQKAYLWQRGLSLYYLDRFEEGAEQFRIDVAQNPNDTEESIWCFLCEAQLYGVKEARERFLEVGQDPRPVMREAYNMFKDGGDPEKLADAFKNGRDSDYFYASLYAGLYYEAQKKLDEAKVHILAAYQSSYGQRSDDYMASLAKVHCVCRNWRSD